From the genome of Mycoplasma anserisalpingitidis, one region includes:
- a CDS encoding winged helix-turn-helix domain-containing protein → MNKPVKKTQQIINYLMELIQSKKIPTNKIMPSEHALMMRFNCSRSVVVAAYQKLEALGAIYSISKRGHFVAENFHNLIKPVSYLIGCDKQTVKLRTRNFELPEWIINNQIIFVNGVEKFEKEYFIKGELVAEGEIYLSGKYVNESSEIQENKSLIDYLNNSDGLTNIVYRLNYEKVNKFNHEFLVVVSFYGYDEDSISIAGKYYIKPEHFTFYHQEFSLNH, encoded by the coding sequence ATGAATAAACCTGTAAAGAAAACTCAACAAATAATAAATTACTTAATGGAATTAATTCAAAGTAAAAAAATTCCAACAAATAAAATTATGCCTTCTGAACATGCTTTAATGATGAGGTTTAATTGTTCTAGATCTGTTGTGGTTGCAGCCTATCAAAAATTAGAAGCATTAGGAGCAATTTACTCTATTAGTAAAAGAGGACATTTTGTAGCTGAAAACTTCCATAATTTAATTAAACCAGTTTCTTATTTAATTGGTTGTGATAAACAAACAGTCAAGTTAAGAACAAGAAATTTTGAGTTACCTGAATGAATAATTAATAATCAAATCATTTTTGTTAATGGGGTTGAAAAATTTGAAAAGGAATATTTTATAAAAGGCGAACTAGTTGCTGAAGGGGAGATTTATCTTTCTGGTAAGTATGTGAATGAAAGTAGTGAAATTCAAGAGAATAAGAGTTTAATTGATTACTTAAACAACTCTGATGGTTTAACAAATATTGTTTATAGATTAAATTACGAAAAAGTCAATAAATTTAACCATGAATTTCTAGTTGTTGTTTCATTCTATGGTTATGATGAAGATAGTATTTCTATAGCTGGAAAATATTATATTAAACCAGAACATTTTACTTTCTATCATCAAGAATTTTCATTAAATCATTAG
- a CDS encoding alpha-amylase family glycosyl hydrolase, with protein MKNLSKYAVEFYDKKINENAKNIANWDNKKYGYKKTLDYRNLWIDAPMARPLKEFKRSGIIYQVLIYNFADGNNDGIGDLIGLKNKLDYFVNLGVDTLLLSPIHPATSYHGYSVLNYCDVAEQLGGMKAFIEFLSSAHDKGIKVYIDLVFNHTSYEHPWFQEALFDNKKFKEYYEFDRDPSDTDLRVDSESHRRRYPNLDTPLGGTNKKYIGRFWAGMPDLNLDNPDVIEQLCEIQKFWTKIGVDGFRYDAFSEFFSSESETKNNFNEAKIFRMLREASNSITEKYNMNEVFMIGEWLADHRKAMEYLTYKNKTSLNTIYDGGEHFKDHVDTRVDYKKLLDICEMYQKTSKDSVWVPFLENHDTNRWLDVYRREVSKISIDSEEYFIGLTSDEKDAQRIALLQLLMLPAKPIIYYADELCYYSTRIFDDPGLREPLNWINENENCAIVEKKIDASHANVFLNISSTIGKVENVINEEDSIYKMISLMNEIRQNNTYLKKTDPNTIHDPFDFVDADDYSSVIVRSENKNSNEFLLFAFNNHLNTNKRMGKISRKYHFKTLYSFKAEDHSWGVNLPKNSCVLYKLTRK; from the coding sequence ATGAAAAATTTATCAAAATATGCAGTCGAATTCTACGACAAAAAAATAAATGAAAACGCTAAAAATATAGCAAATTGAGATAATAAAAAATACGGATACAAAAAAACTTTAGACTACAGAAATTTATGGATTGATGCACCTATGGCCCGTCCATTAAAAGAATTTAAACGTAGTGGAATTATTTATCAAGTACTCATCTACAATTTTGCAGATGGAAATAACGATGGTATTGGTGATTTAATAGGATTAAAAAATAAATTAGATTACTTTGTTAATCTTGGAGTAGACACTTTACTTCTTAGTCCTATTCATCCTGCAACTTCATATCATGGATATTCAGTACTGAATTACTGTGATGTTGCTGAACAACTTGGAGGAATGAAAGCTTTTATTGAATTTTTAAGTTCAGCACATGACAAAGGAATTAAAGTTTATATTGATTTAGTGTTTAACCACACTTCTTATGAACATCCATGATTCCAAGAAGCGTTATTTGACAATAAAAAATTTAAAGAATATTATGAATTCGATCGTGATCCAAGTGATACAGATTTAAGAGTTGATTCAGAATCGCACAGAAGAAGATATCCTAATTTAGATACTCCTCTTGGTGGAACAAATAAAAAATATATCGGTAGATTTTGAGCTGGGATGCCTGATTTAAATCTTGATAATCCCGATGTCATTGAACAGTTATGTGAAATTCAAAAATTCTGAACAAAAATTGGGGTTGATGGTTTTAGATATGATGCGTTTTCAGAGTTTTTTAGTAGTGAATCTGAAACAAAAAACAATTTTAATGAAGCTAAAATTTTCAGAATGCTTAGAGAAGCTTCAAATTCTATAACTGAAAAATATAATATGAATGAAGTGTTTATGATTGGTGAGTGACTTGCTGATCATAGAAAAGCAATGGAATATTTGACTTACAAAAATAAAACTTCATTAAATACTATCTATGATGGTGGAGAACATTTTAAAGACCATGTTGATACAAGGGTAGATTACAAAAAACTTTTAGATATTTGTGAAATGTATCAAAAAACTTCTAAAGATAGTGTTTGAGTACCATTTTTAGAAAACCACGACACCAATCGTTGATTAGATGTTTATCGTCGTGAAGTTTCAAAAATTTCTATTGATTCAGAAGAGTATTTTATTGGTTTAACTAGTGATGAAAAAGATGCTCAAAGAATAGCACTTTTACAATTATTAATGTTACCAGCCAAACCAATTATTTATTATGCAGATGAATTATGTTATTACTCAACAAGAATATTTGATGATCCTGGATTAAGAGAACCACTAAATTGAATTAACGAAAATGAAAATTGTGCTATTGTTGAAAAGAAAATTGATGCAAGTCATGCTAATGTATTTTTGAATATCTCTTCTACAATAGGAAAAGTTGAAAATGTAATTAATGAAGAGGATTCAATTTATAAAATGATTTCATTGATGAATGAAATAAGACAAAATAATACTTATCTTAAAAAAACTGATCCTAATACAATTCATGATCCTTTTGATTTTGTAGATGCAGATGACTATAGTAGTGTTATTGTTAGAAGTGAGAATAAAAATAGTAATGAATTTTTACTTTTTGCATTTAACAACCACTTAAATACTAATAAAAGAATGGGTAAAATTTCAAGAAAATATCATTTTAAAACACTATACTCATTCAAAGCGGAAGATCATTCTTGAGGCGTAAACTTACCTAAAAATAGTTGTGTATTATATAAACTAACAAGAAAATAA
- a CDS encoding TOBE domain-containing protein codes for MNIIEGFFEENKFISFDKQISIDIESAHGKNITNSQKISIGYRSEDIKLHKKSTKDSIKGKITNIELIGKDQLVAVKLSGDIEIIANCSNDMEFELFSEIFVEFNTQKAHIFDSETTLRIN; via the coding sequence ATGAATATTATTGAAGGATTTTTTGAAGAAAATAAATTTATCTCTTTTGATAAGCAAATTTCAATCGACATTGAAAGCGCTCACGGAAAAAATATAACTAATTCACAAAAAATTTCTATTGGATACCGTTCTGAAGATATTAAACTTCATAAAAAATCAACTAAAGATAGTATCAAAGGTAAAATTACTAACATTGAGTTAATCGGTAAAGATCAATTGGTTGCAGTTAAACTTTCAGGTGATATCGAAATTATTGCTAACTGTAGTAATGACATGGAATTTGAATTATTTAGTGAAATTTTCGTTGAATTTAATACTCAAAAAGCACATATTTTCGACTCAGAAACAACTTTAAGAATTAATTAA
- a CDS encoding ABC transporter ATP-binding protein encodes MKKELLENIDIEQDFDLETVDLDKLINEVGEVSKTTNGAHIKLVNLSKKYEGNEKYTLENINLEIKPGTFCIFLGPSGCGKTTLLRMIAGLNSITKGDLLFNDKRYNNLLPNERNIAMVFQSYALYPHMNVYNNISFGLKIAKERKDIIDRRVKDVAKILKIDDYLYRKPRDLSGGQRQRVAIGRAIARKPLVFLMDEPLSNLDAKLRENMRREIVNIHRMLNTTSIYVTHDQLEAMTMGDQLWYLMMVKSNKVELVVIYILDQLIYSLPHSLVRLQWILLKDFLKKINLSLLISKFQSTLKALTEKI; translated from the coding sequence ATGAAAAAAGAATTATTAGAAAATATTGATATTGAACAAGATTTTGATTTAGAAACAGTTGATTTAGATAAATTAATTAATGAAGTAGGAGAAGTTTCAAAAACTACTAATGGTGCTCATATTAAGTTAGTTAATCTTTCTAAAAAGTATGAAGGAAACGAAAAATATACTTTAGAAAACATAAATCTTGAAATTAAACCAGGAACATTCTGCATTTTTCTAGGACCTTCAGGTTGTGGTAAAACTACTTTATTAAGAATGATTGCTGGACTTAACTCGATTACTAAAGGTGATTTACTTTTCAATGATAAACGTTACAACAACCTTTTACCTAACGAAAGAAACATAGCTATGGTTTTCCAATCATATGCTCTTTACCCACACATGAATGTTTACAATAATATCTCTTTTGGTCTTAAAATAGCTAAAGAACGTAAAGATATTATTGACCGTAGAGTTAAAGATGTTGCTAAAATCTTAAAAATTGATGATTATTTATATAGAAAACCTAGAGATCTTTCTGGTGGACAACGTCAAAGGGTTGCTATTGGTAGAGCTATTGCTAGAAAACCACTTGTTTTCTTAATGGACGAACCACTTTCAAACCTTGATGCAAAACTTCGTGAAAACATGCGTCGTGAAATCGTTAATATTCATAGAATGCTTAATACTACAAGTATTTATGTTACACACGACCAATTAGAAGCTATGACCATGGGTGATCAATTGTGGTATTTAATGATGGTAAAATCCAACAAAGTGGAACTGGTCGTGATTTATATTTTAGACCAGCTAATTTATTCGTTGCCACATTCATTGGTTCGCCTACAATGAATATTATTGAAGGATTTTTTGAAGAAAATAAATTTATCTCTTTTGATAAGCAAATTTCAATCGACATTGAAAGCGCTCACGGAAAAAATATAA
- a CDS encoding sugar ABC transporter permease, whose protein sequence is MLLKRKSFYNQLGKEIQNRVKQKRLEPKRISLNDSDQKPPTPIEIVWLFINYGILLFWSLIILFPIVSLIISAFNVANSRIISVYPFKFGWDNFEYLFYSERSYFLTWYGNTIFIAVLTMIISTIFVALNGYAYSRFKFAGSKHSLTIIMLLQMIPATSSLICLYILVGLGESIGLSPKIMLVLIYSGGAIASNTFMLKSYLDTLSTELDDSGKVDGCSNWGLFFKILVPVIRPALIMVALWSFLTPFTDVILPKFVLRTQAEKTLAVGLDTFINTDAKYVNAGAYGAGSLLASLPAFCLFMYLQKYIVGGLSDGAVKG, encoded by the coding sequence ATGTTACTTAAAAGAAAATCTTTTTACAATCAATTAGGTAAAGAAATTCAAAATAGAGTAAAACAAAAACGTTTAGAACCTAAGAGAATTTCGTTAAACGATTCAGATCAAAAACCTCCTACACCAATTGAAATAGTTTGATTATTTATTAATTATGGGATTTTATTATTCTGATCATTAATAATTTTATTCCCGATTGTTTCGCTTATTATTTCAGCATTTAACGTTGCTAATAGTCGTATTATTTCTGTATATCCATTTAAATTTGGATGAGATAACTTTGAGTACTTATTTTATAGTGAAAGAAGCTATTTCCTAACATGATACGGAAACACAATCTTTATTGCCGTTTTAACAATGATTATCTCAACAATCTTTGTTGCATTAAATGGTTATGCTTATTCAAGATTTAAATTTGCTGGTTCAAAACACTCATTAACAATCATTATGCTTCTTCAAATGATTCCAGCTACTAGTTCGCTTATTTGTTTATACATTTTAGTTGGACTTGGAGAAAGTATTGGTTTAAGTCCTAAAATTATGTTAGTCTTAATTTATAGTGGTGGGGCAATTGCATCAAATACTTTTATGTTGAAAAGCTATCTTGATACTCTTTCAACTGAGCTAGACGATTCAGGAAAAGTTGATGGTTGTTCAAACTGAGGACTATTCTTTAAAATTTTAGTGCCTGTTATTAGACCTGCTCTAATTATGGTTGCGCTTTGATCATTCTTAACTCCATTTACTGATGTTATCTTACCTAAGTTTGTTTTAAGAACTCAAGCTGAAAAGACTTTAGCTGTTGGATTAGATACATTTATTAACACAGATGCTAAATATGTTAACGCTGGTGCTTATGGTGCTGGTTCATTACTAGCTTCACTTCCAGCATTCTGCTTATTTATGTACTTGCAAAAATACATAGTGGGTGGTTTAAGTGATGGAGCCGTGAAAGGATAA
- a CDS encoding ABC transporter permease subunit: MDNLKLYNWYGEEFDLIVPETGSNLKAYKHNTRNIYTRTVDKINLRNKIEKDLFLRARYKINSNLKRELSSHKVAFKNKTKVIQDSIKRLKHAESLQKLINFEINKIQKQKKDLRVYAKDFLKSLEKTADEVSRKNVLISELINKTNLEETELFKKYCIFSVALIYLKLNEKFNPGDQADINLINQTKLHEYEIKLLDSLKDKNKFFTNLFIELEKTRQNLLLKKQNLKEELNNTKKVEKEKFLIERSNIKLLAKKKIIELEYEYNQKIEQQKVEAKNIKKQSLQKIKENKNKILEIEANNKYKINKLKSTTKQKLKSIKRIYKQNLKIELSKIDEIVKKEFDLFVEKTKENVVYDEKSKKFFNKYFFTYANKLKIKSEVKKFIKSNYLSSCAEVLKKTSYESQFKKVEASALYEKVIEDKKIREKFIIERIQAKYSMFLLKENNQLSKEKNEFKNLKKELKNNYKNQIKDLKNRKKHKEITKQAFQNKKIEFKIAYKEAYREAILNSEVFKNKNILKTQSFRKYAEKKINRKLYDSKITEAQKSIPVECIKNLRYYSLILGFILPGIPEILFFKQRLKGILLFIGAIIVWTLIVPFSFGAYWSKMNGIPGLYDLGKGIMDVDKGILPDARYYLFGAVISILAMIFAIIYLVICSVSAFRVAKSLEQGSRPSNWTHTKRWMKTGGFPWMISIGGWVLMIFIVAAPIITSVLLSFTNYGYQHQAPTQAVDWVGLKQWGLWWVFRTNNLFLSLSRVISWTIIWTIASTLIPITLGIVIAILANNPRIKGRKIFRVIFILPWAIPAFITIMFLRNAFQGGEYGYMNSVLMWLGILSKSKNWLYEIDTARVLVILVQTWIGYAWIFMLVTGNLQSIPRDIYEAASVDGAKGKDVFLKITLPSLLLSIAPMLIGQFVGAFNNFTTISLFTGGGPDYANPTAFGEASTDIIISWVYKLTTGAVQIEGNQAFAAALTTFASIFSIAIAAKGFIKSMSRRD, from the coding sequence ATGGATAATTTGAAGTTGTATAACTGGTATGGTGAAGAATTTGACTTAATTGTTCCAGAAACCGGAAGTAATTTAAAAGCGTATAAACATAACACCAGAAACATTTATACAAGAACAGTTGATAAAATAAACTTAAGAAATAAAATTGAAAAAGATTTATTTCTTAGAGCTAGATACAAAATCAACAGTAATCTAAAAAGAGAATTATCAAGTCATAAAGTAGCCTTTAAAAATAAAACTAAAGTTATTCAAGATTCTATCAAAAGATTAAAACATGCTGAAAGTCTACAAAAATTAATAAATTTTGAAATTAATAAAATTCAAAAACAAAAGAAAGACCTACGCGTTTACGCAAAAGATTTTTTAAAATCCTTAGAAAAAACAGCAGATGAAGTATCAAGAAAAAATGTTTTAATAAGTGAATTAATTAATAAAACAAATCTTGAAGAGACTGAATTATTCAAAAAATATTGTATTTTTTCAGTTGCTTTAATTTATTTGAAACTAAATGAAAAATTTAATCCAGGTGATCAAGCTGATATTAACTTAATAAATCAAACTAAGTTGCATGAATATGAAATTAAGTTATTAGATAGTTTAAAAGACAAAAACAAATTTTTCACTAATTTATTTATTGAATTAGAAAAAACTAGACAAAATCTTCTACTCAAAAAACAAAATTTAAAAGAAGAATTAAATAATACTAAAAAGGTTGAAAAAGAGAAATTTTTAATCGAAAGAAGTAATATAAAACTTCTTGCAAAAAAGAAAATAATCGAATTAGAATACGAATACAACCAAAAAATTGAACAACAAAAAGTTGAAGCTAAAAATATCAAGAAACAATCTTTACAAAAAATTAAAGAAAACAAAAATAAAATCTTAGAAATTGAAGCAAACAATAAATACAAAATTAATAAATTAAAATCTACTACTAAACAAAAATTAAAATCCATTAAAAGAATTTATAAACAAAACTTAAAAATTGAATTAAGTAAAATAGATGAAATAGTTAAAAAAGAATTCGATCTTTTTGTTGAAAAAACAAAAGAAAATGTTGTTTACGATGAAAAAAGTAAAAAATTCTTTAATAAATATTTCTTCACTTATGCAAACAAGCTTAAAATCAAGAGCGAAGTTAAAAAATTCATAAAATCTAATTATCTTTCTTCTTGTGCAGAAGTGCTTAAAAAAACTAGTTATGAGTCACAATTCAAAAAAGTTGAGGCTTCAGCACTTTATGAAAAAGTTATTGAAGATAAAAAAATTAGAGAAAAATTCATCATTGAACGAATTCAAGCTAAGTACTCAATGTTTCTTTTAAAAGAAAATAACCAACTTAGCAAAGAAAAAAATGAATTCAAAAACCTCAAAAAAGAGCTTAAAAATAATTATAAAAACCAAATTAAAGACCTAAAAAATAGAAAAAAACACAAAGAAATTACTAAACAAGCATTTCAAAATAAAAAAATAGAATTTAAGATCGCTTATAAAGAAGCATATAGAGAAGCGATATTAAATTCAGAAGTATTTAAAAACAAAAATATTCTTAAAACACAAAGTTTTAGAAAATATGCTGAAAAGAAAATTAATAGAAAACTATATGATTCAAAAATAACTGAAGCACAAAAATCTATACCAGTTGAATGTATTAAAAATCTTAGATATTATTCACTAATTCTTGGATTCATTTTACCTGGTATACCTGAAATATTATTCTTTAAACAAAGACTTAAAGGAATTTTATTATTTATTGGTGCTATTATAGTTTGAACCTTAATAGTTCCATTCTCTTTTGGTGCATACTGAAGCAAGATGAATGGTATCCCTGGTCTATATGACTTAGGTAAAGGAATAATGGATGTTGATAAAGGAATTCTTCCTGATGCACGTTATTACCTTTTTGGAGCTGTTATTTCTATTTTAGCAATGATATTTGCAATTATTTATTTAGTGATTTGTTCAGTTTCAGCATTTAGAGTTGCAAAATCATTAGAACAAGGTTCTAGACCTTCTAACTGAACCCATACAAAACGTTGAATGAAAACAGGTGGATTCCCTTGAATGATTTCTATTGGTGGTTGAGTATTAATGATTTTTATTGTTGCTGCCCCAATTATTACAAGTGTCCTACTTTCATTCACTAACTATGGATATCAACACCAGGCTCCTACGCAAGCTGTTGATTGAGTAGGTCTAAAACAATGAGGACTTTGATGAGTTTTCAGAACAAATAATTTATTCTTATCATTAAGTAGAGTTATTAGTTGAACAATAATTTGAACAATTGCTTCAACTTTAATTCCTATAACTCTTGGAATTGTTATTGCAATTTTAGCTAATAATCCTAGAATTAAAGGAAGAAAAATTTTTAGAGTTATCTTTATTTTACCTTGAGCAATTCCAGCGTTTATTACAATTATGTTCTTAAGAAATGCATTCCAAGGTGGTGAATATGGATATATGAATAGTGTATTAATGTGACTTGGAATCTTAAGTAAAAGTAAAAACTGATTATATGAAATCGACACAGCTAGAGTTTTAGTTATTTTAGTGCAAACATGAATTGGTTATGCTTGAATCTTCATGTTAGTAACTGGAAATCTTCAATCTATTCCTAGAGATATTTATGAAGCTGCTAGTGTTGATGGTGCAAAAGGAAAAGATGTATTCCTTAAAATCACCTTACCTTCACTTCTACTTTCAATTGCTCCAATGTTAATTGGTCAATTTGTTGGTGCGTTTAACAACTTTACAACAATCAGTTTATTCACTGGTGGTGGTCCGGATTATGCTAACCCAACCGCTTTTGGTGAAGCATCTACAGATATTATTATTTCATGAGTTTATAAATTAACTACTGGAGCAGTACAAATCGAAGGTAACCAAGCCTTTGCTGCAGCATTAACTACTTTTGCCTCAATATTTAGTATTGCTATCGCTGCAAAAGGATTTATTAAATCAATGTCAAGGAGGGATTAA